Sequence from the Methanomicrobia archaeon genome:
TATTATCCGCACTGTGGAACTGATAAAATCGGCCGTCATGAACCGCTCCCCGGTGCGCAGCGCGGTAATACTCCGTGGTAAAATCGATATACTCCCGGGTGCAAATCAGGAGCAGATCTTCGTCGGTAGCCTTCTCTGCACCTACGATTCGATACTGCTTCTCGCCGAGACGCTCCTTCAAGAACGGCATGAAGGTTTGGTACCGGCGTCCCCTAAACGGATGACCTTCCCCGAAATCGTACTCCTTTAAATCGGGATTCCACAAAATTGCGAATTGCGAGGGCATGGGTGGTTCTCTCTCTTTCTCTACTTTTATCTCTTATTAGTTATTCTTGCCGCGCTGAAAAAGATGTCACTTCAGATTATCTCTTTATTTACAGGTGTTGTTCTGTTGCTTCTAAAACTCCTCATCCCGAGAATCCATCTCGCCGTTTGTGCACGACGATACGGGTATACATACGTCGCTTTACGTCGAATCGAAGAACGCGGAGGGTTTATGCTTCGGGTCCCTTATGTGGTTGCAAGGTTTATAAGCATGACGTACTCTCTCTTATGGAATACTGTAATATAGGAGGTGAGCAGAGACATGGTATGTGCAGCGAAGATGTTCAGCGAGGATGAAGAAGACTTGCTGTGTATCTTAAAGAGTAAGCCGCGAAGAAGCGAGTGGCTTGACGTTGAGGAAGACTTGCTGGCGATGGACGACGAGTTCTAATCGTTCTTCTGCGTAACGCAGCAAAAATAGGAAAGAAACGTTATTTTTCTTATTTTCCATTTTTCTTTCGTTTTAACCGTTCAAATTGGAGGGCGCGATCGGCGGCTTCATTCTTAGCAGTGAACGGCGCGTGCACCCTCCTCTTTTTTATGTTCCATACACTAAGTATATACAAACATAGCATGACGAGCATGACTGGTACAACCATAAACCTGCGTGAAGTGGATGACCTGAGCTGGGAGAAGGAGGTAGAGCTTTCGGAGCTGCCCGTGCTCGTGATGTTCTGGAGCCCCACCTGCGTCCACTGCAAGGAGATGGAGCCGTACTTCATCCAGTACGCCCTCGAGTATGAGGGAAAGGTCAAATTCGCGAAGCTGAACGTCGTCGAGAGCCCGTTCACCGCCGACCGCTACGGGATTATGGCTACCCCGACCTTTACGTTCTTCTGTCTGGGCAAACCCGTCCAGAACCTTGCGGGCGCGGCCTATCCGACGCTACTGAAGAAATTGATCGATGAATCGCTCGAGCACGGCGCGCAATGCCTGGAGAAATCGACGCCCGTACGATTCGATCCCGCGTATGCGTGAGGGTCAGAAATTCGAAGGGAAAAGCTTATGGTTTTGGATAAGGCAATAGAAGATAGAACTCTGTTCGCAAGAGTCAATTGAATATTAACAGGTATCTCTTTCAAATTCCGCATCTTAATATCCCTTACTTAAACAAATCATCAAATAAAATGGACGGAACTTGCCTTTTTAGTGATTCCTCATTGTTCATAATATACTTTTTAAGTTTATCGAAGTCTTGAATATCAGAAGGTAACATTCGCGATATTAGAATTGCAACTGTTCTAGGAATGCCATTATTCATTAACGTCAAGGTTGTCGGTTTGCTTGCCCCTACCTCGATATAATACGGTACTTTTTCATCCGATTTGCTTACATCAATACCTCTTTCCTGGGCTACAAATTTCAAAATGTCTATATAACAACTAAGATCTCTACATATCTCAAATGTCAATTTTTGGTTTATATCACGAATGATTTCTTCTATTGTTTTATTAATAGATTCTTGGTCATCCACCATTTTACCTTGACTTTGCAGATAATTAATTCGTTCGCGAATGATTTCGCCGAGAGTTTTTTCGTTTGACCACCGAGATGACAACCAAGCGTAATATGTTAAAGAATTCTGATGGTAACCCCTTTTGAAGCACTTGTTTATTATTTCCATTATCTTAAGCAAATTATTATAAAAATCTGAATATTTAGAGGGATGAACAGGGATAGCCAAAGAATTTGAATTTTTTAAAAAATTATACAAATTATTCTGCAATCTTGGATCTATAGATCTATTTCTTGTAATCACATCTTTATGAAGACCAATTTTAGAAGAAATTTTTGTTAAATGTACAACTATTTCATCCAAATTTTCTTTTGAAATTTCTGTATTTCTTTTAATTAATTGCTCAACAAATTCATCACTTCCTTTTGCTATTTCGTTGATTAAAAATCTGGTTACAGCAGCCTTAACATCATCCTCCTCTTGTTTATTATAATTTTTGAGGTGCCCCACTATTTTATCTCTCTTACCTGAAATAACATTCTCCATTGAGCTTTGAATAGTATGGCCTCCGTCTTCTAATTCTGGTTTATAACCCTCTTCAGCCCAGGAATCAATGTCAACACAATAGATATTTCCAGAAAAATCCTTCATTAATCTGCCTGCTCTCCCAGCTAAATTCCAAAAGGTTAACTCGTCCATTGGCATTCCTTTTCTAGGCTTATAAATTACGATACTTTTCGCTGGAAAATTAACACCCTCTAATAGAGTGCTAGTACAACACATTGTACCCAAAATTTTTTGGGAAAATAACGATTCGACCGCTGATTTGACGGAAGAAGGCATATCACTATAATGATAACCAACACCTCTTTTTAAGTAGTCAATTAAATAATACTGAGGATGTATATTTATTTTCAGAAAATTAATGAATTCAGTAATCTTTGAATTTTCGACTTTTGTATTTTTCACTTCAGAATAGGCTTTTGCTGTTTTTCTGCAGTCTGAAGGCCCATTGCAGTATATCATTATCGATTCGCTCTCAACTAGGATGTTTTTTGCTACCCACGCCTTTCTCGCATAAATACTGGTCGGGATATTTTCTTGTACTTCATGTTCATCCAACTCAAATCTTCGTTTTAATTCTTGAGATCCTTGCCATAGTTTGATTTTTCTATTTTCTATATCTACAAATATCAAGTTTTGATGAACTGGAGGTAATCTTGTATAAATTCTTTGTAAATTTTCAGTGAAGAATATTTTACCGAATTTTTCTGGATTTATGGTGAACGGGGAAATAAAAACGATCTGCAGATTCGGATTCCAGTCAATAATTTGTTGAATACTTTCCTCAAGCCATATCCCCCTAGCTTCCTCTTCAATTTTGTGGGCTTCATCAACAATAAGAAGGTCAATAGATAGGGGATAATCAATTTTGCCTTCAATGGCTTGTAATCGTTCTTGTGTTAGAATTAATACAGCTCTTGAAAGCTCTCTTTTACCCTCACCAATGATTTCCCATGACGATGTAAGTATATCTACATCTCTTATTGAAAATTTATCAAATATTTTTCTAAAGTCATTTTGTATTTGAGCAATTAAAGCTCTCGTTGGAACTATATATATTATTGTTGATTTTTGCTTATTTAAGAAGTGATCGACAACATACCTTTCTAGAACAAAGGATTTACCTGCTGAAGTTGGTGCAGATATGGAAACATTTCTTTTGTTTCTGAGTGAATTGAATACCGCAGTTTGGAAATCTGTCAGATATATAGTTCGATCTTTTATTGTGAAACTATTCGAAATTACCTTCTTAGTTACTTCGATACCTAAGGTTACCGGCAAATTTTCTAGTTCTTCGCCACTAAATATATTGAAGTAATCCTTATAGTCATACGGATCAGAAAATGACATTTCTAATATTGGGAAATTCCCAAGACGTAGGAATATTAGTTCAGAAGCAGCTCTTATAAGTTCGTTTGATTCACTATTTTCCAGTATTATACCTGCGATTTTTAAGGCAATTCGCTTATGCTTTTCATTATCTGAACAGGCAAAGATTGCTGCGCTTTCAATGAGCCTTTTTTGTATATTGAATTCAGATTTGGTTTTATTCCCAATAAAGTTTAATCTCGTTAATTCTTCAAAATCTGTGATAAACTGGGGATTTAAAATTATTTTTTGGCTCAAATCCTCGTAAAAACTAGATACGCTCACGATTTAGAACCTCCTCAATAAAATATTCCCTAATTTTTTGTACATCCTTAAAAGGCAAAAAGAAAAATTCTACCGAATTATCTATATCTGATTTAACAATTCTATCCCTACATTTTTTGTGTACTATCTGCTTGT
This genomic interval carries:
- a CDS encoding thioredoxin, with protein sequence MTGTTINLREVDDLSWEKEVELSELPVLVMFWSPTCVHCKEMEPYFIQYALEYEGKVKFAKLNVVESPFTADRYGIMATPTFTFFCLGKPVQNLAGAAYPTLLKKLIDESLEHGAQCLEKSTPVRFDPAYA
- a CDS encoding DEAD/DEAH box helicase, yielding MSVSSFYEDLSQKIILNPQFITDFEELTRLNFIGNKTKSEFNIQKRLIESAAIFACSDNEKHKRIALKIAGIILENSESNELIRAASELIFLRLGNFPILEMSFSDPYDYKDYFNIFSGEELENLPVTLGIEVTKKVISNSFTIKDRTIYLTDFQTAVFNSLRNKRNVSISAPTSAGKSFVLERYVVDHFLNKQKSTIIYIVPTRALIAQIQNDFRKIFDKFSIRDVDILTSSWEIIGEGKRELSRAVLILTQERLQAIEGKIDYPLSIDLLIVDEAHKIEEEARGIWLEESIQQIIDWNPNLQIVFISPFTINPEKFGKIFFTENLQRIYTRLPPVHQNLIFVDIENRKIKLWQGSQELKRRFELDEHEVQENIPTSIYARKAWVAKNILVESESIMIYCNGPSDCRKTAKAYSEVKNTKVENSKITEFINFLKINIHPQYYLIDYLKRGVGYHYSDMPSSVKSAVESLFSQKILGTMCCTSTLLEGVNFPAKSIVIYKPRKGMPMDELTFWNLAGRAGRLMKDFSGNIYCVDIDSWAEEGYKPELEDGGHTIQSSMENVISGKRDKIVGHLKNYNKQEEDDVKAAVTRFLINEIAKGSDEFVEQLIKRNTEISKENLDEIVVHLTKISSKIGLHKDVITRNRSIDPRLQNNLYNFLKNSNSLAIPVHPSKYSDFYNNLLKIMEIINKCFKRGYHQNSLTYYAWLSSRWSNEKTLGEIIRERINYLQSQGKMVDDQESINKTIEEIIRDINQKLTFEICRDLSCYIDILKFVAQERGIDVSKSDEKVPYYIEVGASKPTTLTLMNNGIPRTVAILISRMLPSDIQDFDKLKKYIMNNEESLKRQVPSILFDDLFK